The genomic segment GGCGGCGGGTTCATCGAGCAGAAGGAGCTTGGGCTTCGTGGCGAGAGCCCGCACGATCTCCAGGCGACGCTGATCGCCGTAGGGCAGGCTTTTGGCCTCTTCATCGCGCATCTTGGCGAGGTCGAAGATGTCGAGCAGCTCCAGCACCTGCGTCTCGACCGCCTTTTCGGCATGGTGGAAGCCGATGCCACGCCACAGCGCGCTGCGGATGCCGTGAAGGCGGTGCAACTGCGTGGCGGCACGCACGTTGTCAAAGACGGTCAACGAGCCGAAGAGACGGATGTTCTGGAACGTGCGGGCGATACCGAGCTTGGTGAGGTCGTGCGGCTTCAGCCCAAGAATGTGCCGTTCATTGAAGTGAATCGCACCGGCGGTCGGCTGATAAACGCCGGTGATGAGGTTGAAGGCGGTCGTCTTGCCCGCGCCATTGGGTCCGATGAGACCGACCAGTTCATTCGGATGAACGTGCAGGCTGAAGTCGCCAACAGCCGTCAGACCACCGAACTGGATGGTCGCTTTATCGAGCGTAAGCAG from the Prosthecobacter sp. genome contains:
- a CDS encoding ATP-binding cassette domain-containing protein → MSKPLLTLDKATIQFGGLTAVGDFSLHVHPNELVGLIGPNGAGKTTAFNLITGVYQPTAGAIHFNERHILGLKPHDLTKLGIARTFQNIRLFGSLTVFDNVRAATQLHRLHGIRSALWRGIGFHHAEKAVETQVLELLDIFDLAKMRDEEAKSLPYGDQRRLEIVRALATKPKLLLLDEPAA